One window of the Sander lucioperca isolate FBNREF2018 chromosome 5, SLUC_FBN_1.2, whole genome shotgun sequence genome contains the following:
- the ccdc153 gene encoding coiled-coil domain-containing protein 153 isoform X1 — protein MPPKKKTKKITKKNPEKTGENDLEAKYRRSILDVAILQDHIALHCESVIKVQSDRIDLRRRLRDMEQKLQHERQDHRDVNSDLSRQYKTMQTELTNKAKRMEKEVSQLKEDLVLCQEELRKEKREREQVQQEKEAIIADLQHKLDNMETDYEKILHETLDSLTSQLSVARQGWEDKHTTLRQNYKELLSDFGLNALHI, from the exons ATGCCTCCaaagaaaaaaacgaaaaaGATCACAAAAAAGAATCCAGAAAAAA cagGTGAAAATGACTTGGAAGCAAAGTATAGGCGCAGTATTCTCGATGTAGCCATCCTACAGGATCACATTG CCTTACACTGTGAGTCTGTAATAAAGGTCCAGTCTGATAGAATTGACCTGAGGAGACGCCTGAGAGACATGGAGCAGAAGCTGCAGCATGAGAGACAAGACCACAGGGACGTCAACTCTG ACCTCAGTCGCCAGTACAAAACCATGCAGACAGAGCTGACCAACAAGGCGAAGAGAATGGAGAAGGAGGTCAGCCAGCTGAAGGAAGATCTTG TGCTGTGTCAGGAGGAACtaaggaaagagaaaagagagcgTGAGCAGGTGCAACAGGAGAAGGAAGCCATCATAGCTGACCTCCAACATAAGCTGGACAACATGGAAACAGACTATGAGAAGATCCTGCAT GAGACTCTCGACAGCCTGACTTCCCAGCTGTCTGTGGCTCGACAGGGATGGGAGGACAAGCACACAACCCTTCGTCAGAATTACAAGGAACTGCTCTCTGATTTTGGCCTGAATGCACTGCACATCTAA
- the ccdc153 gene encoding coiled-coil domain-containing protein 153 isoform X2, whose protein sequence is MPPKKKTKKITKKNPEKSENDLEAKYRRSILDVAILQDHIALHCESVIKVQSDRIDLRRRLRDMEQKLQHERQDHRDVNSDLSRQYKTMQTELTNKAKRMEKEVSQLKEDLVLCQEELRKEKREREQVQQEKEAIIADLQHKLDNMETDYEKILHETLDSLTSQLSVARQGWEDKHTTLRQNYKELLSDFGLNALHI, encoded by the exons ATGCCTCCaaagaaaaaaacgaaaaaGATCACAAAAAAGAATCCAGAAAAAA GTGAAAATGACTTGGAAGCAAAGTATAGGCGCAGTATTCTCGATGTAGCCATCCTACAGGATCACATTG CCTTACACTGTGAGTCTGTAATAAAGGTCCAGTCTGATAGAATTGACCTGAGGAGACGCCTGAGAGACATGGAGCAGAAGCTGCAGCATGAGAGACAAGACCACAGGGACGTCAACTCTG ACCTCAGTCGCCAGTACAAAACCATGCAGACAGAGCTGACCAACAAGGCGAAGAGAATGGAGAAGGAGGTCAGCCAGCTGAAGGAAGATCTTG TGCTGTGTCAGGAGGAACtaaggaaagagaaaagagagcgTGAGCAGGTGCAACAGGAGAAGGAAGCCATCATAGCTGACCTCCAACATAAGCTGGACAACATGGAAACAGACTATGAGAAGATCCTGCAT GAGACTCTCGACAGCCTGACTTCCCAGCTGTCTGTGGCTCGACAGGGATGGGAGGACAAGCACACAACCCTTCGTCAGAATTACAAGGAACTGCTCTCTGATTTTGGCCTGAATGCACTGCACATCTAA